From the genome of Elusimicrobiaceae bacterium, one region includes:
- the deoC gene encoding deoxyribose-phosphate aldolase, translating to MRDEEISGIVNGIVKKMAERGAASAGAARGVTVGTAGKIFSSPLTNWRNAAGTQAAAAGPACNGVCGTKNCQNCNPMSHMSAEQLKLSGADRVSVCNPGAECAAVAGMIDHTLLKANATQEEVGKLCADAAKYKFASVCVNPAYVSLAASVLKDSGVKVCTVIGFPLGSTTPTVKALEARDAIANGADEIDMVINVGALKSGNDALVFDDIKAVREAT from the coding sequence ATGCGTGACGAAGAAATCAGCGGGATTGTGAACGGCATTGTGAAGAAAATGGCGGAACGCGGCGCGGCTTCGGCGGGCGCGGCGCGCGGGGTTACCGTGGGGACCGCGGGCAAGATATTTTCCTCTCCGCTCACCAACTGGCGCAACGCGGCCGGGACACAGGCTGCCGCGGCCGGGCCCGCCTGCAACGGCGTGTGCGGCACCAAAAACTGCCAGAACTGCAACCCGATGAGCCATATGTCGGCCGAGCAGCTTAAGCTGTCCGGCGCGGACCGGGTAAGCGTGTGCAATCCCGGCGCGGAATGCGCCGCCGTGGCGGGCATGATAGACCATACGCTGCTGAAGGCCAACGCCACGCAGGAGGAGGTCGGCAAACTGTGCGCCGACGCGGCGAAATACAAATTCGCGTCCGTTTGCGTCAATCCCGCGTATGTCAGCCTGGCGGCGAGCGTGCTTAAAGACTCGGGTGTGAAGGTCTGCACGGTGATAGGGTTCCCGCTCGGCTCCACCACGCCGACCGTGAAAGCCCTGGAGGCGCGCGACGCAATCGCCAACGGCGCGGACGAAATTGACATGGTGATAAACGTGGGCGCGCTCAAGTCCGGCAACGACGCGCTGGTGTTCGACGATATCAAGGCCGTGCGCGAGGCTAC